One Helicobacter sp. 'house sparrow 1' DNA window includes the following coding sequences:
- a CDS encoding peptidylprolyl isomerase — translation MSELKIYDIDNKELEKLQYSKIHTNRGVITLKLFPNEAPQTVTNFATLANQGFYNNLKFHRVIPDFVAQGGCPNGIGTGGPGYRIKCEVAGNPHKHIKGALSMAHAGRDTGGSQFFICFSSFPHLDGEHTVFGQIDSQDQESMNVLDSIKQNDVIEKIEIFEKL, via the coding sequence ATGTCTGAACTAAAAATTTATGATATAGATAATAAAGAACTAGAAAAGTTACAATATTCAAAAATTCATACAAATAGAGGTGTAATTACACTAAAACTATTCCCAAATGAAGCTCCTCAAACTGTTACTAACTTTGCTACTTTAGCAAATCAAGGATTTTATAACAATCTAAAATTTCATCGTGTGATTCCGGATTTTGTTGCACAGGGTGGATGCCCAAATGGTATTGGCACTGGTGGGCCTGGTTATCGCATAAAATGTGAGGTCGCAGGAAATCCACACAAACATATTAAAGGTGCATTATCCATGGCACATGCTGGTAGAGATACAGGCGGTAGTCAATTCTTTATTTGTTTTTCCAGTTTTCCACATTTAGACGGAGAACATACAGTCTTTGGTCAAATTGATTCCCAAGATCAAGAAAGTATGAATGTTTTAGATTCTATCAAGCAAAACGATGTGATAGAAAAAATTGAAATTTTTGAAAAACTCTAA
- a CDS encoding ferritin-like domain-containing protein gives MNYFYTLEQILFANNPKTKVSRFKNFYDNFLSRKVIFEENFVAKVQNQPSYYDFCKIVHPTRIRRPKLLNSEIALAKIIHSIAHIEYSAIDLALDASYRFANLPLQYYKDWLEVANEEIEHFLLMESVLNELGFQYGDFPVHQNLFDAMQATNHSLSHRMGLVHRALEANGLDANPFVLQKIHQSTHSAKNKIIEALNIILNDEITHVGKGNIWWNYSKHKDEDFFKLLTHYKHLLSTSKVLNTEARIKAGYTLQELEFLKQNYAS, from the coding sequence ATGAACTATTTTTACACACTTGAGCAAATTCTCTTTGCAAATAATCCAAAAACAAAAGTCTCTAGATTTAAAAATTTTTATGATAATTTTTTATCCAGAAAAGTTATTTTTGAAGAAAATTTTGTAGCAAAAGTCCAAAATCAACCAAGCTATTATGATTTCTGTAAAATTGTTCATCCCACAAGAATCAGAAGACCAAAGCTATTAAATAGTGAAATTGCTCTTGCAAAAATAATTCATTCAATTGCCCATATTGAATACAGTGCGATAGATTTAGCACTTGATGCAAGCTATCGTTTTGCAAATCTACCATTACAATATTATAAGGATTGGTTAGAGGTTGCTAATGAGGAGATTGAGCATTTCTTATTAATGGAATCTGTACTAAATGAACTTGGATTTCAATACGGTGATTTTCCCGTGCATCAAAATTTATTTGATGCAATGCAAGCCACTAACCATTCTCTTTCACACAGAATGGGACTTGTTCATCGCGCGCTAGAGGCAAATGGTCTTGATGCCAATCCCTTTGTTTTACAAAAAATCCATCAATCTACACATTCTGCAAAAAATAAGATTATTGAAGCCTTAAATATTATCTTAAATGATGAAATTACTCATGTAGGCAAGGGAAATATATGGTGGAATTATAGCAAGCACAAGGATGAAGACTTCTTTAAGCTTCTTACTCATTATAAACATCTCCTTTCAACAAGTAAAGTCTTAAATACAGAAGCAAGAATAAAGGCAGGTTATACACTCCAAGAGCTAGAGTTTCTTAAACAAAATTATGCAAGTTGA
- a CDS encoding sigma-54-dependent transcriptional regulator, which translates to MKVAIVEDDINMRKSLELFFADVKEFSIVTFKNPKDALKVLDDTFDLVITDINMPQMDGLEFLRHLDGKYEAIVITGNATLNKAVESIRLGVKDFFQKPFEPELLLEAILRTQKLLEFKKAQPTKEANTSPKKNVKTKEKKEFFVANSQALDTAKKIAFKAAQTDASVLLLGQSGVGKEVFANFIHKNSPRSHAPFIAINMAAIPEHLLESELFGYEKGAFTDATSPKAGLFEMANGGSIFLDEIGEMPLGLQAKLLRAIQEKEIVRLGSSKSIKIDVRFISATNVNIDQKIQDKEFREDLFFRLQTIPIQIPPLRERKEEILPLAEWKLQEVIAQYGFDKKVFSSEAKKAMEAYEWYGNIRELLSVVERAVILSEGEEIKAQDLFLEPKQAKRKENKIANLESELIAEVLRDCNGDVEKSAQMLGMQIDVLKHKIIKYQLA; encoded by the coding sequence ATGAAGGTAGCGATTGTAGAAGATGATATTAATATGCGTAAAAGTCTTGAGCTATTTTTTGCCGATGTAAAGGAATTTTCTATTGTTACTTTTAAAAATCCAAAGGATGCGCTTAAAGTCCTTGATGATACTTTTGATTTAGTGATTACAGATATTAATATGCCTCAAATGGATGGCTTGGAGTTTTTACGCCACTTGGATGGAAAATATGAGGCTATTGTTATTACTGGCAATGCAACATTAAATAAAGCAGTAGAATCGATACGCTTGGGGGTAAAAGACTTTTTTCAAAAACCATTTGAGCCTGAGCTTTTATTGGAGGCTATTTTAAGGACACAAAAACTCCTAGAGTTTAAAAAAGCACAGCCTACAAAAGAGGCAAATACTAGCCCTAAAAAAAATGTAAAAACTAAAGAAAAAAAAGAATTTTTTGTTGCAAATTCACAAGCCTTAGATACCGCAAAAAAAATTGCCTTTAAAGCAGCACAGACAGATGCTAGTGTTTTATTGCTAGGACAAAGTGGTGTGGGGAAGGAGGTCTTTGCAAATTTTATTCATAAAAATTCCCCAAGATCTCATGCACCATTTATTGCAATCAATATGGCAGCAATTCCAGAGCATTTATTAGAATCTGAATTATTTGGCTATGAAAAGGGTGCTTTTACTGATGCTACAAGTCCAAAAGCTGGATTATTTGAAATGGCAAATGGTGGGAGTATTTTTTTAGATGAAATCGGAGAAATGCCATTAGGATTGCAAGCAAAATTATTACGAGCCATACAGGAAAAAGAAATTGTAAGGTTGGGAAGTTCTAAAAGCATTAAAATTGATGTGAGATTTATTTCTGCCACCAATGTAAATATAGATCAGAAAATACAAGACAAGGAGTTTAGAGAAGATTTATTTTTTAGACTCCAAACCATTCCAATACAAATTCCACCACTTAGAGAGAGAAAGGAAGAAATTTTGCCTCTAGCAGAGTGGAAACTTCAGGAGGTTATAGCACAATATGGTTTTGATAAAAAAGTTTTTTCTAGTGAGGCAAAAAAGGCGATGGAAGCGTATGAATGGTATGGAAATATCAGAGAATTGCTTTCGGTAGTTGAAAGAGCTGTAATCTTAAGTGAGGGTGAGGAAATAAAGGCCCAAGATTTATTTTTGGAACCAAAGCAGGCAAAAAGGAAAGAAAACAAAATTGCAAATCTTGAGAGCGAATTAATTGCTGAAGTACTAAGAGATTGCAATGGAGATGTAGAAAAGAGCGCACAGATGCTTGGAATGCAAATTGATGTGTTAAAACATAAGATTATAAAGTATCAACTTGCATAA
- the gyrA gene encoding DNA topoisomerase (ATP-hydrolyzing) subunit A has protein sequence MDNLLDNTSVVDVNIDDSIKESYLDYSMSVIIGRALPDAKDGLKPVHRRILYAMNELGVTSRVAYKKSARIVGDVIGKYHPHGDTAVYDALVRMAQDFSMRLELVDGQGNFGSIDGDNAAAMRYTEARMTRASEEILRDLDKDTVDFVPNYDDTLKEPDVLPSRIPNLLVNGSNGIAVGMATSIPPHRIDEIIDATIYVIDNKEASVDELLQFIEGPDFPTGGIIFGKQGIRDAYSTGRGRIKVRAKVHIEKTKTRDVIVIDEVPYQVNKARLVEQISELAKEKVIEGISEVRDESDREGIRVVIELKREAMSEIVLNHLYKSTAMETTFGIILLAINNKEPKIFTLLELLNIFISHRKTVVIRRTIFELEKAKERAHILEGLKIALDHIDEVIALIRASKDTEEAKNGLMERFSLSELQSKAILEMRLQRLTGLERDKIEQEYLELLAQIEALNKILRSEDRLKEIIKEELLEIKEKFSTQRLTEIEEDYESIEAEDLIPNEQVVVTMSHRGYVKRVPLKIYEKQNRGGKGKISGNTHDDDFIQSFFVADTHDTIMFVTNKGQLYWLKVYKIPEAGRTAIGKAVVNLIQLSSDEKIMATITTRDFNEDKSLVFFTKNGIVKRTNLREYSNIRSVGVRAINLDEDDELVTASIITSEVRELFIATYQGMCIRFDVNDVREIGRVARGVTGIRFKENNDYVIGATTIKSESDKLLTVSEQGIGKQTTVGAYRLQSRAGKGVIAMKLTAKTGKLVSVINVKDEDMDLMVLTTSGKMIRVDTEAIREAGRNTSGVKIVNVAGEKVAYASTCPKDQEENGEEEDLM, from the coding sequence ATGGACAATTTGTTAGATAATACTAGTGTGGTTGATGTAAATATTGATGATTCTATTAAGGAGAGTTATCTTGATTATTCAATGAGTGTTATCATTGGTCGTGCATTGCCTGATGCAAAAGATGGTCTAAAGCCTGTGCATCGTAGAATTTTGTATGCAATGAATGAATTAGGAGTAACCTCTAGAGTTGCTTATAAGAAGAGTGCAAGAATTGTGGGGGATGTGATAGGTAAGTATCATCCACATGGTGATACAGCAGTTTATGATGCACTTGTTAGAATGGCTCAAGATTTTTCTATGCGTCTAGAACTAGTAGATGGACAAGGAAATTTTGGTTCAATTGATGGGGATAATGCTGCTGCAATGCGTTATACAGAAGCAAGAATGACTCGAGCAAGTGAGGAAATTCTTAGAGATCTAGACAAAGATACTGTTGATTTTGTTCCAAATTATGATGATACTCTAAAAGAACCAGATGTTCTACCAAGCAGAATCCCAAATCTTTTAGTTAATGGCTCAAATGGTATTGCCGTTGGTATGGCAACCTCAATTCCTCCTCATCGGATTGATGAAATTATTGATGCTACAATCTATGTAATTGATAATAAAGAAGCAAGTGTTGATGAGTTGCTTCAATTTATTGAAGGACCAGATTTTCCAACAGGTGGAATTATTTTTGGAAAACAAGGTATTAGGGATGCTTATAGTACAGGTAGAGGTAGAATTAAAGTTCGTGCAAAGGTGCATATAGAAAAAACAAAAACGCGTGATGTGATTGTGATAGATGAGGTTCCTTATCAAGTAAATAAGGCGAGATTGGTTGAGCAAATCTCAGAACTTGCAAAAGAAAAAGTGATTGAGGGGATTTCAGAGGTTAGGGATGAATCTGATAGAGAGGGAATTAGAGTTGTTATTGAACTAAAGCGCGAGGCAATGAGTGAAATTGTGTTAAATCACTTATATAAATCTACTGCAATGGAAACAACTTTTGGAATCATTTTGCTTGCAATTAACAACAAAGAACCCAAAATTTTTACCCTACTAGAATTATTAAATATTTTTATCTCCCATAGAAAAACAGTAGTGATTCGTCGCACTATTTTTGAGCTTGAAAAGGCCAAAGAAAGGGCACATATATTAGAGGGATTAAAGATAGCATTAGATCATATTGATGAAGTCATTGCTTTAATTCGTGCAAGCAAGGATACAGAAGAAGCAAAAAATGGACTAATGGAAAGATTCTCTTTGAGCGAGTTGCAGAGCAAAGCGATTTTAGAAATGCGCTTGCAACGTCTTACAGGATTAGAGAGAGATAAAATAGAGCAGGAGTATCTAGAGCTCTTAGCTCAAATTGAAGCATTAAATAAGATTTTGCGTAGTGAGGATAGATTAAAAGAAATTATTAAGGAAGAATTATTAGAAATTAAAGAGAAATTTTCTACCCAAAGGCTAACAGAGATTGAAGAAGATTATGAGAGTATAGAAGCAGAGGATCTTATTCCAAATGAACAAGTTGTGGTTACAATGAGTCATCGTGGTTATGTAAAGCGTGTTCCATTAAAGATCTATGAAAAGCAAAATCGTGGAGGAAAGGGAAAAATAAGTGGCAATACACATGATGATGATTTTATCCAATCATTCTTTGTAGCAGATACTCATGATACGATTATGTTTGTTACTAATAAAGGACAGCTTTATTGGCTAAAAGTTTATAAGATTCCAGAGGCTGGAAGAACAGCTATTGGAAAAGCTGTTGTGAATCTCATTCAACTATCTAGTGATGAAAAGATTATGGCGACAATTACAACTAGGGACTTTAATGAGGATAAATCCTTAGTATTCTTTACAAAAAATGGTATTGTAAAGCGCACAAATCTAAGAGAATATAGCAATATTAGAAGTGTTGGAGTTAGGGCTATTAATCTTGATGAAGATGATGAATTGGTAACAGCAAGCATTATTACATCAGAGGTTAGAGAATTATTTATTGCAACATATCAAGGAATGTGTATTCGCTTTGATGTGAATGATGTTAGAGAGATTGGAAGGGTTGCAAGAGGAGTAACAGGGATTAGATTTAAAGAAAATAATGATTATGTAATTGGTGCAACTACCATAAAATCAGAAAGTGATAAATTATTAACAGTGAGTGAGCAGGGTATAGGCAAGCAAACAACAGTTGGTGCATATCGATTACAAAGTCGTGCAGGTAAGGGTGTAATTGCAATGAAGCTTACTGCTAAAACAGGAAAACTTGTAAGTGTTATTAATGTGAAAGATGAAGATATGGATTTAATGGTGCTAACAACAAGCGGTAAAATGATACGAGTTGATACAGAAGCAATCCGTGAGGCAGGTCGCAATACAAGTGGAGTAAAAATTGTAAATGTTGCAGGAGAAAAGGTAGCATATGCAAGTACTTGCCCAAAAGATCAAGAAGAGAATGGTGAGGAAGAGGATTTGATGTAA
- a CDS encoding diacylglycerol kinase: MSDLYNHKKGKKGLKRLINACKYSIDGICSAWKDEEAFRQVFVLGIIFGIIGAFLGQTWVEKIFLLLPSVLCIVGELINTAIENAVDFTGTQIHPLAKKAKDLGSSIQFILLIFFVIVWGSYIFRFFLS; encoded by the coding sequence ATGAGTGATTTATATAATCATAAAAAAGGCAAAAAAGGTCTAAAAAGGTTAATTAATGCTTGCAAATATTCTATAGATGGGATTTGTAGTGCTTGGAAGGATGAAGAAGCTTTTAGACAGGTTTTTGTTTTAGGCATTATTTTTGGTATCATTGGTGCTTTTTTAGGTCAAACTTGGGTGGAAAAGATTTTTTTGTTATTGCCAAGTGTATTATGTATTGTTGGTGAGCTTATTAATACCGCTATTGAGAATGCTGTGGATTTTACAGGGACACAGATTCACCCATTGGCAAAAAAGGCAAAAGATCTAGGGAGTTCTATTCAATTTATTTTATTGATATTTTTTGTAATTGTATGGGGCAGTTATATTTTTAGATTTTTTCTAAGCTAG